Proteins encoded by one window of Cannabis sativa cultivar Pink pepper isolate KNU-18-1 chromosome 4, ASM2916894v1, whole genome shotgun sequence:
- the LOC115712789 gene encoding uncharacterized protein LOC115712789 isoform X2 translates to MVLMLLPNKALSFSQPIATLTFMPKRRRIHRRCRFTSELEEIRVCTNRTCRRQGSLLTLEILTGIAPPTVTVKSCGCLGRCGAGPNLVSLPSAVVVSHCGTANRSAEVLAALCGSSWDSDAAKKSLEALALRKKAELEFDKGNFSQAELLLSQAIELKPVGGINITYKDRSRTRLAMEKYHEALEDAKEALVFMPQYVEHGYEIIKTMYGKSPAGSSNAISYPFNQNKPVDNSYFAKTYLLYL, encoded by the exons ATGGTGCTGATGCTACTACCAAACAAAGCTCTCTCATTCTCCCAACCAATTGCTACTCTTACTTTTATGCCTAAACGACGTCGTATTCACCGTCGTTGTCGTTTTACCTCAGAGCTCGAAGAAATTCGAGTCTGTACCAACCGAACTTGCCGAAGACAGGGTTCCCTTCTAACCCTAGAAATCCTCACCGGTATTGCTCCGCCCACCGTCACCGTCAAGTCATGCGGATGCTTGGGCCGCTGCGGCGCTGGTCCAAACCTAGTCTCTTTGCCTAGCGCCGTCGTGGTCAGCCATTGTGGTACTGCCAATCGCTCGGCTGAGGTCCTGGCCGCTCTCTGCGGATCTTCATGGGACTCTGACGCCGCGAAGAAGAGCCTCGAAGCCCTTGCCTTGAGAAAGAAGGCGGAGCTTGAGTTTGATAAGGGCAACTTTTCTCAGGCGGAGTTGCTACTTTCTCAG GCTATAGAGCTAAAACCAGTGGGGGGTATCAATATCACATACAAAGACCG GTCTCGTACAAGGTTGGCAATGGAGAAATATCATGAAGCTCTTGAAGATGCTAAAGAGGCTTTGGTGTTTATGCCTCAGTATGTCGAG CATGGTTACGAGATTATAAAGACTATGTATGGTAAGAGTCCTGCAGGCTCCAGTAATGCAATATCGTATCCTTTCAATCAAAACAAACCTGTAGACAACAGTTACTTTGCAAAAACCTATCTGCTGTACCTTTGA
- the LOC115714744 gene encoding kinase-interacting family protein, with protein sequence MMMEKATLMASNGSPPMKNLCSNSNTYPNKPSWLLSTLSDLEERMNNLAINPKEEDTFAERAESYYRKQPQLLALLQDLYNAYLTLSDRYTQSSISKSHHHHRRHSSSQVSTTIDNEYFFDQHENCGTTTTTMTDQEDYSDVESSLSYDKTMFGSSSNSNTAYKHEDEAIVVSELVIKNVELDILLDELGQSERRCNESSRKIELQKSLLEVLESERLILLNENARLGYRVAALMEENRGLASESIFAKRKAAELARCLVMMREDQRVSMLSRKIEDLQGQIYGLEKRNKEYYEQLSVSKRDCQLESLCQQDYDQEESIDKKKKRNKNEVFVEGCFQMKRLNPKLMMMKKTRDQQSGGNKEKKWGWNLWGKVKSKDMFPCGVNPSSASG encoded by the exons ATGATGATGGAAAAAGCAACATTAATGGCGTCAAATGGATCGCCTCCCATGAAAAACTTGTGCTCCAACAGCAACACATACCCAAACAAACCAAGCTGGCTTCTTTCCACGCTTTCTG ATTTGGAGGAGCGGATGAACAATTTAGCAATTAACCCAAAAGAAGAAGACACATTCGCAGAGCGAGCCGAGTCCTACTACAGAAAACAGCCTCAACTGCTGGCCTTACTCCAAGACTTGTACAACGCTTACCTTACTTTGTCCGATCGCTACACGCAATCATCTATCTCCAAaagccaccaccaccaccgcaGGCACTCTTCCTCACAAGTTTCCACCACAATTGACAACGAATACTTCTTTGACCAACATGAGAATTGCGGCACTACCACCACTACTATGACCGATCAAGAAGACTATTCTGACGTTGAGAGCTCTCTTTCCTATGACAAAACCATGTTCGGAAGCTCCAGTAATAGCAATACTGCCTACAAACATGAGGACGAGGCCATTGTTGTCTCCGAGCTTGTCATAAAGAACGTGGAGTTGGACATATTGTTGGACGAGCTCGGACAGTCTGAGAGACGGTGCAACGAGTCTTCGAGGAAGATTGAGCTCCAGAAGAGCCTGCTTGAGGTGCTGGAATCCGAGAGGCTGATATTGCTGAATGAGAATGCAAGGTTGGGGTATAGAGTGGCTGCATTGATGGAGGAGAATAGAGGGTTGGCTTCGGAATCTATTTTTGCGAAGAGGAAGGCAGCGGAGCTGGCTAGATGCTTGGTGATGATGAGAGAGGATCAAAGGGTTTCTATGCTGAGTAGGAAGATTGAGGATTTGCAAGGACAGATATATGGGTTGGAGAAGAGGAACAAGGAGTATTATGAACAGTTATCAGTATCCAAGAGAGATTGTCAGTTGGAGAGTCTTTGTCAACAAGATTATGATCAAGAAGAAAGCATtgacaagaagaagaagaggaataaGAATGAGGTTTTTGTTGAGGGTTGTTTTCAAATGAAGAGACTGAACCCAAagctgatgatgatgaagaaaacTAGAGATCAACAAAGTGGTGgtaataaagaaaagaaatggGGTTGGAATTTGTGGGGAAAGGTTAAGAGCAAGGACATGTTTCCATGTGGGGTCAACCCTAGTTCTGCTTCAGGATGA
- the LOC115712790 gene encoding basic transcription factor 3 gives MNVDKLKKMAGAVRTGGKGSVRRKKKAVHKTTTTDDKRLQSTLKRIGVNAIPAIEEVNIFKDDVVIQFINPKVQASIAANTWVVSGSPQTKKLQDILPSILNQLGPDNLDNLKKLAEQFQKQAPGAAGAGDATAQEDDDDDVPELVPGQTFEAAAEEKAPAS, from the exons ATGAATGTGGATAAGCTTAAGAAGATGGCTGGTGCCGTTCGCACCGGTGGGAAAGGTAGCGTGAGAAG AAAGAAGAAGGCCGTACACAAGACTACTACCACAGACGACAAAAGGCTTCAGAGCACTCTGAAGAGAATAGGGGTGAACGCTATTCCCGCAATTGAAGAAGTCAACATCTTTAAGGATGATGTTGTCATTCAGTTCATTAACCCCAAAG TTCAAGCATCTATTGCTGCCAACACTTGGGTTGTTAGTGGATCTCCTCAGACAAAGA AATTGCAGGATATTCTTCCTAGCATCCTCAACCAATTGG gaCCAGATAACTTGGATAACCTGAAGAAACTAGCAGAACAGTTCCAGAAGCAGGCACCTGGTGCTGCTGGTGCTGGGGATGCAACAGCACAAGAAGATGACGATGATGATGTTCCAGAGCTAGTTCCTGGGCAGACTTTTGAAGCAGCCGCAGAAGAGAAGGCTCCTGCATCTTAG
- the LOC115712789 gene encoding uncharacterized protein LOC115712789 isoform X1 has product MVLMLLPNKALSFSQPIATLTFMPKRRRIHRRCRFTSELEEIRVCTNRTCRRQGSLLTLEILTGIAPPTVTVKSCGCLGRCGAGPNLVSLPSAVVVSHCGTANRSAEVLAALCGSSWDSDAAKKSLEALALRKKAELEFDKGNFSQAELLLSQAIELKPVGGINITYKDRSRTRLAMEKYHEALEDAKEALVFMPQYVEAYICQGDAFLAMNQFNAAEKSYLTALGIDPSIRRSKSFKARIANLQDKVAL; this is encoded by the exons ATGGTGCTGATGCTACTACCAAACAAAGCTCTCTCATTCTCCCAACCAATTGCTACTCTTACTTTTATGCCTAAACGACGTCGTATTCACCGTCGTTGTCGTTTTACCTCAGAGCTCGAAGAAATTCGAGTCTGTACCAACCGAACTTGCCGAAGACAGGGTTCCCTTCTAACCCTAGAAATCCTCACCGGTATTGCTCCGCCCACCGTCACCGTCAAGTCATGCGGATGCTTGGGCCGCTGCGGCGCTGGTCCAAACCTAGTCTCTTTGCCTAGCGCCGTCGTGGTCAGCCATTGTGGTACTGCCAATCGCTCGGCTGAGGTCCTGGCCGCTCTCTGCGGATCTTCATGGGACTCTGACGCCGCGAAGAAGAGCCTCGAAGCCCTTGCCTTGAGAAAGAAGGCGGAGCTTGAGTTTGATAAGGGCAACTTTTCTCAGGCGGAGTTGCTACTTTCTCAG GCTATAGAGCTAAAACCAGTGGGGGGTATCAATATCACATACAAAGACCG GTCTCGTACAAGGTTGGCAATGGAGAAATATCATGAAGCTCTTGAAGATGCTAAAGAGGCTTTGGTGTTTATGCCTCAGTATGTCGAG GCCTACATTTGCCAAGGTGATGCATTCCTGGCCATGAACCAATTTAATGCAGCCGAGAAGTCATATTTAACAGCTCTAGGGATTGACCCATCTATTCGTCGTTCAAAATCATTCAAG GCTCGTATTGCAAATCTTCAGGATAAAGTCGCTCTGTAA
- the LOC115712789 gene encoding uncharacterized protein LOC115712789 isoform X3, with amino-acid sequence MVLMLLPNKALSFSQPIATLTFMPKRRRIHRRCRFTSELEEIRVCTNRTCRRQGSLLTLEILTGIAPPTVTVKSCGCLGRCGAGPNLVSLPSAVVVSHCGTANRSAEVLAALCGSSWDSDAAKKSLEALALRKKAELEFDKGNFSQAELLLSQAIELKPVGGINITYKDRSRTRLAMEKYHEALEDAKEALVFMPQYVEYMCM; translated from the exons ATGGTGCTGATGCTACTACCAAACAAAGCTCTCTCATTCTCCCAACCAATTGCTACTCTTACTTTTATGCCTAAACGACGTCGTATTCACCGTCGTTGTCGTTTTACCTCAGAGCTCGAAGAAATTCGAGTCTGTACCAACCGAACTTGCCGAAGACAGGGTTCCCTTCTAACCCTAGAAATCCTCACCGGTATTGCTCCGCCCACCGTCACCGTCAAGTCATGCGGATGCTTGGGCCGCTGCGGCGCTGGTCCAAACCTAGTCTCTTTGCCTAGCGCCGTCGTGGTCAGCCATTGTGGTACTGCCAATCGCTCGGCTGAGGTCCTGGCCGCTCTCTGCGGATCTTCATGGGACTCTGACGCCGCGAAGAAGAGCCTCGAAGCCCTTGCCTTGAGAAAGAAGGCGGAGCTTGAGTTTGATAAGGGCAACTTTTCTCAGGCGGAGTTGCTACTTTCTCAG GCTATAGAGCTAAAACCAGTGGGGGGTATCAATATCACATACAAAGACCG GTCTCGTACAAGGTTGGCAATGGAGAAATATCATGAAGCTCTTGAAGATGCTAAAGAGGCTTTGGTGTTTATGCCTCAGTATGTCGAG TATATGTGTATGTAA